Genomic segment of Cyanobacterium stanieri LEGE 03274:
ATGATTGACTGTCCTATTTTCCTTTCTCCCTAGGGAGAAAGGGTTGTTAAAGTTTGAAAATTTTAGACAGCGAGACAATAATCTTTTTTATTTCAAACTATCGTTTTTCAGAGCAAAGATTTTCTCGATAATATCCTGTACAACTTTATCGGGAGTGGATGCGCCTGAAGTAACCCCCACAGTGATTTTACCTTCGGGAAGCCAATGGTGCTTAATTTCTAAGTCTTTTTTGAGGGGTTTATGCTCGATATTGTTTTCAGAGTCGATACGATTGGCACTATCTATATGATAGGAAGGAATATTGTAATCGATCGCAATTTCCTGTAGATGAGTCGTATTAGAGGAATTAAAACCACCTATTACCACCATTAAATCGAGCTTTTCTTTGACTAAATCCAACATGGCATCCTGCCTTTCTTGGGTGGCATCACAGATGGTATTAAAACTCATAAAATGATCATTTAACTCCGTCGGGCCATATTTTTTGAGCATAGTTTGTTGAAATAAACGCCCAATTTCTTCGGTTTCAGTTTTTAACATGGTGGTTTGGTTAGCAATACCTACCCTTTCTAAATCTTTATCAGGATCAAATCCTTGAGAATGGGCATTTGCAAACATACTTAAAAATTCCTCCCTATCACCACCATTAAGAATATAGTCACTAACATAATTAGCCTGATCCATGTTTAATACTACCAAATAAGTATCAGCAAAAGAGCTAGTAGCGATAGTTTCCTCGTGGTTATACTTACCATGAATGATGGAGGTGTAACTACGTTTTTTGTGCTTTTCCACCGAATTCCATACCTTTGATACCCAAGGGCAAGTAGTATCTACAATGGTGCAACCCTTATTATTTAACAACTCCATTTCCTGCACACTAGCACCAAAGGCAGGTAATATCACCACCTCTCCAGTATCTACTACGGAAAAATCTTTTTCCCCATCCATAACTGGAATAAAACCTACATTCATTTCCCGTAAACGTTCATTTACGGAGGGATTATGGATAATTTCATTGGTAATCCATATTTTTTCAGTGGGAAAATGGGTGCGGGTTTCATAGGCCATGGCTACCGCCCTTTCTACACCCCAACAAAAACCAAAGGCTTCGGCTAAACGAATGGTAACGTCTCCTTTGGTAATTTGATAATTATTTTCCCTAATGGTTTTGATTAAACTACTTTCATACTCACTGTTTAAAACTCCTGCTACTTCTTCTTGATGCCCAAAGCCTTTACGATGATAGTTTTTTGATTGTTGTAAGTTACGTTTAAAAGTTTTAGTATCCATGGGCAGGTTAATTTTTTATACTGATTTTTATTTTTCATTTTAACCTGATGGGGCTTTGCTCGTAAAAAATCTGGCGTTGTTTCATCATTTCGGTTTGATCAACTACAGGTTGCAGGTATTAAGGTGATGGGGTGATGTTGATTAATCACAGTGTGAAATATATTTTGACAAAACCATTGATTATTAAAAATATTACCACTATTGCCCATCAAATCAGTAACGCCAAAAATCCTAATGTCACTGAAAAGAATTAGGGTGGTTTATTCCCAAGTAACTAGGCGACGCTCTTTTAAAATATGGGTATAGACTGCTTCAGTTTGTTTGGCCAAGTCACACCACCTAAATCTATCTTTCAAGTCTTGGTAAGCGTTTTGAACTAATTTTTGAGCATATTCGGGGTTTTGTAATATTTGTAGGATACCCCAAGCTAGGGAGTTATGGTCATTGGCATAGGTGGTGATACCTGTGTGGTTATGTTGAACTACTTCGGGTAATCCTCCTGAGTTGGAAACAACCACAGGCACTTTGGAGGCGAAACTTTCGAGGGCAACAATGCCAAAGGGTTCGTATAAACTAGGAAAAACGGCACAGTCGGCGATGGTTTGAAATTTGTTAAGTTCTTCTTCTGACATAAATCCTGTAAAGTAACATCGCTCCCATACCCCTAATGTTTTGGCTTGGGTTTTCATAGTGGTGGTGTCTCCCCCTCCGATGATAATAAATTTAGCTTTCCCTTGGATGGTGTTGAGAATTTGGGGGGCGGCGTTTAATAATACTTGTACCCCTTTTTCATATGTCATTCTACCGACGTAGTAGATTATTTTTTCGTCGTCGGCGGCGTATTTACGGCGGAATTGTTGTTTATCGAAGTAGGGGGGATGTTGTTTTTTTTCGGCTCTGATGCCGTTATAGACGACGTCTATTTTATCCCATGGACAATGGAAGATTTGATGTACTTCTTGACGCATATAACTACTACAGACAATGACTCGCCATGCGTTATAGACAAGGTTACTTTCTTGTTGGAATACGTGGGCTTGGGTTTGATTGTGGATGCCGTTATGTCTGCCGTATTCTGTGGCGTGGATGGTGGCGACGAGGGGAATTTTATATTGGTGTTTAAGGGCGATCGCACTTTGAGCCACTAACCAATCATGACCATGAATTAAATCAAAAGTACCCATATTATTAATTAATTTTTGGGCCTGATATTCCATACTATGATTCATATTCTCAACCCACTGCAAAAAGTTATCATGGGGAGTGACAGGCACACGATAAACCTTAATACCATCCACCTTTTCATATTTAGGGGCGCTACCAAATTCAACGGTAATTAAATGTATATCATGGTCTAATTTAACAATTTCAGGATATAATTCTGCTACATGACGAGCGATACCCCCTACTATTCTCGGCGGAAATTCCCATGCTAGTACCAGTATCTTCACGCTATCCCTTCCTTGTTAGTTGATGATTGATGACAAAGTGATGGCAATTAATTAATAAACTGCGGTGCTACTTTGATTAGTGATTCTCTTATGATGCAAAAGTTTGCATTTTGCTTAACCATTATTAATGATTGTCGAATAATAATCAATTCTAATCCTGAAAAATTAATGCTTCATTGTTGGTTATCTCTGTTAAAAAAATATCGTCTCATTGCGGTTATTAGGGCGCAAACATGGGAATTGGGAAAAAAAATGGCCCACACGGCGGCAGATGCTGGAATTAAATTAATTGAGATAACTTGGAATAGCTACCAACCAGCAAAATTAGTTCATTACCTGCGTCAACAGTTACCAGATTGTTACATTGGAGTCGGTACAATTTTGACTATGACACAGTTAGAAGATGCCATAAAAGTGGGAGCGCAGTTTGCCTTTAGCCCTCATTTTAACCAAGATTTAATTACCTTTGCCCATCATCATCATATTCCTTTTACCCCAGGCACTCTTTCCCCCACAGAGATAATTAACGCCTTTAATGGAGGGGCGAAAGCCGTTAAGGTATTCCCTATTCAAGCCTTAGGAGGAGTTAGTTATATTAAAAGTTTACAAGGCCCCATGGCAGGGTTTCCCCTCATTCCCACAGGGGGAGTAACCATCGCTCAAACCATTGATTTTCTGGAAGCAGGGGCGATCGCCGTTGGCCTTTCAGGGGATTTATTCCCCCTAGATTTAGTCAAGGCGCAACAATGGGAAGTAATGGGCGATCGCATTTACCAACTAAGACAAAAAATTAACCTCCCCCCACAATAGTTACCACCTCGAGGCGATCGCCATCTTGTACCATCGTAGAATCCCAATATTGACGATGGAGAATTTCGCCATTATACTCCAAAGCAATCAGACGAGGATTAAACTTTAATATCTCCAACAACTGCAATAAAAGCAGATTTTTTTCTAACTGGTGATTTTCACCATTAACCATAATATTAATTTTTTCTTGCACCATATCTTAAAATTATCCAACTTAACACTACATCCCAACATCAACCCATACCAACCATTACAAAAATTGAGCTGAAAATAAAATTAGGAATTAGCCTCAAAAATCAATTTTAGTTCAATTTATTGAACCTTAACCATCAGCCATCAAATTTATCAACCCCTCCCCTAACTACTTTGTCATTTACGTTAAAATACTGAAGGAATATTACCATCGAATTATTAGGCTTAAACAATATGGTAGTCACGGCAAATCGTAAAGCATCATCCCTCAACAAAATCAAACAACCC
This window contains:
- a CDS encoding bifunctional 4-hydroxy-2-oxoglutarate aldolase/2-dehydro-3-deoxy-phosphogluconate aldolase, producing the protein MMQKFAFCLTIINDCRIIINSNPEKLMLHCWLSLLKKYRLIAVIRAQTWELGKKMAHTAADAGIKLIEITWNSYQPAKLVHYLRQQLPDCYIGVGTILTMTQLEDAIKVGAQFAFSPHFNQDLITFAHHHHIPFTPGTLSPTEIINAFNGGAKAVKVFPIQALGGVSYIKSLQGPMAGFPLIPTGGVTIAQTIDFLEAGAIAVGLSGDLFPLDLVKAQQWEVMGDRIYQLRQKINLPPQ
- a CDS encoding glycosyltransferase; this translates as MKILVLAWEFPPRIVGGIARHVAELYPEIVKLDHDIHLITVEFGSAPKYEKVDGIKVYRVPVTPHDNFLQWVENMNHSMEYQAQKLINNMGTFDLIHGHDWLVAQSAIALKHQYKIPLVATIHATEYGRHNGIHNQTQAHVFQQESNLVYNAWRVIVCSSYMRQEVHQIFHCPWDKIDVVYNGIRAEKKQHPPYFDKQQFRRKYAADDEKIIYYVGRMTYEKGVQVLLNAAPQILNTIQGKAKFIIIGGGDTTTMKTQAKTLGVWERCYFTGFMSEEELNKFQTIADCAVFPSLYEPFGIVALESFASKVPVVVSNSGGLPEVVQHNHTGITTYANDHNSLAWGILQILQNPEYAQKLVQNAYQDLKDRFRWCDLAKQTEAVYTHILKERRLVTWE
- the thiS gene encoding sulfur carrier protein ThiS; translated protein: MVQEKINIMVNGENHQLEKNLLLLQLLEILKFNPRLIALEYNGEILHRQYWDSTMVQDGDRLEVVTIVGGG
- a CDS encoding 4-hydroxy-3-methylbut-2-enyl diphosphate reductase; the protein is MDTKTFKRNLQQSKNYHRKGFGHQEEVAGVLNSEYESSLIKTIRENNYQITKGDVTIRLAEAFGFCWGVERAVAMAYETRTHFPTEKIWITNEIIHNPSVNERLREMNVGFIPVMDGEKDFSVVDTGEVVILPAFGASVQEMELLNNKGCTIVDTTCPWVSKVWNSVEKHKKRSYTSIIHGKYNHEETIATSSFADTYLVVLNMDQANYVSDYILNGGDREEFLSMFANAHSQGFDPDKDLERVGIANQTTMLKTETEEIGRLFQQTMLKKYGPTELNDHFMSFNTICDATQERQDAMLDLVKEKLDLMVVIGGFNSSNTTHLQEIAIDYNIPSYHIDSANRIDSENNIEHKPLKKDLEIKHHWLPEGKITVGVTSGASTPDKVVQDIIEKIFALKNDSLK